A single genomic interval of Mucilaginibacter robiniae harbors:
- a CDS encoding alpha/beta hydrolase family protein, translated as MLTITHNDGAKNKISIFQASKLDAPVMICLPAMGVKATFYKRFAENLKRAGFHVITCDWRGHGSSSIRASRQSNFGYQRLIDDIYDLMLTAERKFPGNKKFILGHSLGGQVGTLYASRYPEMVSGIILITTCSVHYRGWQGWQAVKVFGAGCTFYLISELMGYFPGNRLGFGDREARIVMKDWCNNALTGCYRLTNSTYNYDAAMKQLQLPVLAISIAHDDLASRNSVINFINKLNPEAYIIHQHLTPAQFGLEAPYHFSWAKKSDHIVYLIQNWLNCL; from the coding sequence ATGCTAACTATCACCCATAACGATGGTGCAAAAAATAAAATCTCCATTTTTCAGGCTTCTAAGCTTGATGCACCGGTGATGATTTGCTTGCCAGCTATGGGTGTTAAAGCAACTTTCTATAAACGTTTTGCTGAAAACTTAAAGCGTGCAGGCTTCCATGTCATTACCTGCGACTGGCGCGGCCATGGCAGTTCCAGCATCCGAGCTTCGCGACAAAGCAACTTTGGCTACCAACGTTTAATTGATGATATTTATGATTTAATGCTTACAGCTGAACGTAAATTTCCCGGCAACAAGAAGTTTATTTTAGGGCACAGCTTAGGTGGGCAAGTAGGTACTTTGTATGCCAGCCGGTATCCGGAAATGGTAAGTGGTATCATATTAATAACGACCTGCTCGGTACATTATCGGGGCTGGCAGGGGTGGCAAGCGGTTAAAGTATTTGGCGCAGGTTGTACGTTTTATCTGATTAGTGAGTTAATGGGCTACTTTCCGGGCAATCGGCTTGGCTTTGGCGACCGAGAAGCCCGAATAGTAATGAAAGACTGGTGCAACAATGCGCTAACTGGCTGCTACCGCTTAACTAATTCAACCTATAATTACGATGCAGCCATGAAACAGTTACAATTGCCAGTATTAGCCATATCTATAGCTCACGATGATTTAGCCAGTAGAAATTCTGTAATAAATTTTATAAACAAGCTGAATCCCGAAGCATACATTATACACCAGCATCTTACGCCTGCACAATTTGGTCTCGAAGCACCTTACCATTTTAGCTGGGCTAAAAAGTCCGACCATATTGTCTATTTAATTCAAAACTGGTTAAATTGCTTATAA
- a CDS encoding M15 family metallopeptidase — protein MKLSLAFYHLALLYSIVSCTTQMPHEKGNFRSAELVELTQIDPSLKLDIRYATTNNFTGQRVYRQPRAFLQRAAAMALAQVNQKFKQLGYGLVIFDGYRPWQVTKRFWDITPIDKKKFVADPKKGSRHNRGCAVDLSLYDLKTGREIEMPSGYDEMTERAYPNYTGGTVTQRQMRDLLRAKMEAHGFAVYPYEWWHFDYKDWQQYPIINIPFEQIK, from the coding sequence ATGAAACTTAGCTTAGCTTTTTATCACCTTGCACTGCTATATAGCATAGTCAGTTGTACCACCCAGATGCCTCATGAAAAAGGCAATTTTAGATCAGCCGAATTGGTTGAGCTTACTCAAATTGACCCTAGCTTGAAGTTAGATATTCGGTATGCCACTACCAACAACTTTACCGGGCAACGAGTATATCGGCAACCCAGAGCCTTTTTACAGCGTGCTGCAGCTATGGCTTTGGCACAGGTGAACCAGAAATTTAAGCAATTAGGTTATGGCTTGGTTATTTTTGATGGCTACCGCCCCTGGCAGGTAACCAAACGTTTTTGGGATATTACTCCTATTGATAAAAAGAAGTTTGTAGCCGACCCAAAAAAAGGCTCACGGCACAACCGAGGCTGTGCGGTAGATTTAAGTTTGTATGATTTAAAAACCGGTCGTGAAATAGAGATGCCCAGCGGCTACGATGAAATGACCGAACGCGCTTACCCCAACTATACTGGCGGCACTGTAACACAACGCCAAATGCGCGATTTATTAAGAGCCAAAATGGAAGCCCATGGCTTTGCAGTTTACCCTTACGAATGGTGGCATTTTGATTATAAAGACTGGCAGCAGTACCCTATTATCAATATACCATTTGAGCAAATTAAATGA
- the ahcY gene encoding adenosylhomocysteinase, whose product MSSSVETAYVKNKVKDLSLAEWGRKEIQLAEAEMPGLMALRAEYSPSQPLKGARIAGCLHMTIQTAVLIETLIALGAEVTWSSCNIFSTQDHAAAAIAAAGISVYAWKGMNAEEFDWCIEQTLHFGEDRQPLNMILDDGGDLTNMVLDKYPELVGAIKGLSEETTTGVHRLYERVKNGILPMPAINVNDSVTKSKFDNKYGCRESLVDAIRRATDVMMAGKVAVVCGYGDVGKGSADSLRNAGVRVIVTEIDPICALQAAMEGFEVKKLSTAIPEADIVVTATGNCDIVREQHFRALKDKAIVCNIGHFDNEIDMAWLNGAYGDSKVEIKPQVDKYTVEGKDIIVLAEGRLVNLGCATGHPSFVMSNSFTNQTLAQLELWTNGEAYENKVYTLPKHLDEKVARLHLAKIGVELEELDQEQADYIGVPINGPFKPEYYRY is encoded by the coding sequence ATGTCATCATCAGTAGAAACTGCCTACGTAAAAAACAAAGTAAAAGATCTTTCGCTGGCCGAATGGGGTCGTAAAGAAATACAACTAGCTGAGGCCGAAATGCCAGGTCTGATGGCACTGCGTGCTGAATACAGTCCGTCACAACCGTTGAAAGGTGCTCGCATTGCCGGCTGTCTGCACATGACTATCCAGACTGCCGTTTTAATTGAAACGCTGATTGCCTTAGGTGCTGAAGTTACCTGGTCATCTTGCAATATATTTTCTACTCAAGATCATGCCGCTGCTGCCATTGCTGCTGCCGGTATTTCAGTTTATGCTTGGAAAGGTATGAACGCCGAAGAGTTTGACTGGTGCATTGAGCAAACCCTGCACTTTGGGGAAGACCGCCAGCCATTGAATATGATTTTAGATGACGGTGGTGACCTGACCAACATGGTATTGGATAAATATCCTGAACTGGTGGGCGCTATTAAAGGTTTATCTGAAGAAACCACTACCGGTGTACACCGTTTATACGAGCGTGTTAAAAATGGTATCCTGCCAATGCCGGCTATCAACGTAAACGATTCAGTTACCAAATCAAAATTCGATAACAAATACGGTTGCCGCGAATCATTAGTAGATGCTATTCGCCGTGCTACCGACGTAATGATGGCTGGTAAAGTAGCTGTAGTTTGCGGTTATGGCGACGTGGGTAAAGGTTCGGCCGATTCATTGCGTAATGCTGGTGTTCGGGTTATTGTAACCGAAATTGACCCAATTTGTGCTTTGCAAGCTGCTATGGAAGGCTTTGAAGTGAAAAAACTTTCAACTGCTATTCCTGAAGCCGACATTGTAGTAACTGCTACTGGTAACTGTGATATTGTACGCGAACAACATTTCCGTGCCCTGAAGGACAAAGCTATTGTTTGTAACATCGGTCACTTTGACAACGAAATTGATATGGCTTGGTTAAACGGTGCTTACGGTGATAGCAAAGTAGAAATCAAACCTCAGGTTGATAAATATACCGTTGAAGGTAAAGACATTATTGTACTGGCCGAAGGCCGTTTAGTAAACTTGGGCTGTGCTACTGGTCACCCAAGCTTTGTAATGTCAAACTCGTTCACTAACCAAACTTTAGCTCAGTTAGAGTTATGGACCAACGGTGAAGCTTACGAAAATAAAGTTTATACTTTGCCTAAACACCTGGACGAAAAGGTAGCCCGCCTGCACTTAGCTAAAATTGGTGTAGAGCTGGAAGAATTAGACCAGGAACAAGCTGATTACATTGGCGTACCTATTAATGGTCCGTTCAAGCCAGAGTACTACCGATACTAA
- a CDS encoding IS1182 family transposase encodes MGGKIVFKEYDPDQLTFLPYKLEELVPTGHPVRIVKQVVDAVDVKPINRKYKGGGASSFHPRLMLKLLVYGYLTNTYSSRKLEEQAAQNVHFMWLLGMKKPDHNTINRFRSEKLSGVLKQIFSQIVLLLEQEGIVSLKEAVFTDGTKIESAANKYTFVWGKNIKANKDKMKAQLDELWGYAQSIAAEELKDTAPLEYSEINPEKVKETISKINAALDDKEDVDKKVKQKLNYAKKHWPESLARYDEQEKLLAGRNSMSKTDPDATFMRMKEDHMLNGQLKPAYNLQISTQEQFILNYTLHQTSTDYQTLSSHIEQYQALYKDLPKAIVADAGYGSDENYGVLARKGIEAYIKYNTFDKEQKDGIKAFSNDSLHYNEAENYLVCPIGQWMAHIGNGQRVTSSGFVQLISRYRAQNCEGCPMRGVCHTTQGNRVVEINHSLRQHKQAAKERLNTEQGINLRKRRPADVEPVFAQLKHNHGFRRFLLKGMSKAEVEIGLLSIAHNLRKWKT; translated from the coding sequence ATGGGAGGCAAGATAGTCTTTAAGGAATATGATCCAGACCAGTTAACGTTTTTACCGTACAAACTGGAGGAACTGGTACCGACAGGTCATCCGGTCCGTATCGTTAAACAGGTCGTGGACGCGGTAGATGTCAAACCGATCAACCGGAAGTACAAAGGCGGCGGGGCGTCAAGTTTCCATCCCCGGCTGATGCTGAAGCTGCTGGTTTACGGCTATCTGACCAATACTTATTCCTCACGCAAACTGGAAGAACAGGCCGCGCAGAACGTACACTTCATGTGGCTTTTAGGGATGAAAAAGCCCGACCACAACACCATCAACCGTTTTCGCAGCGAGAAGTTGTCAGGCGTCTTAAAGCAGATCTTCTCACAAATCGTGTTGCTGCTCGAGCAGGAAGGTATCGTATCCTTGAAAGAAGCCGTTTTTACTGATGGTACCAAGATCGAATCAGCGGCGAACAAGTACACCTTCGTATGGGGCAAAAACATCAAGGCGAATAAAGATAAGATGAAAGCCCAGCTTGATGAACTGTGGGGTTATGCGCAAAGCATTGCCGCCGAAGAACTAAAAGATACAGCGCCCTTGGAATATAGTGAGATCAACCCGGAGAAAGTAAAGGAAACCATCTCAAAGATCAATGCAGCCTTAGATGATAAAGAAGACGTAGACAAAAAAGTAAAGCAAAAGCTGAACTACGCAAAGAAGCACTGGCCGGAGAGCCTGGCACGGTATGACGAGCAGGAAAAGTTATTAGCCGGCCGTAACAGCATGTCAAAGACCGACCCGGATGCCACCTTCATGCGGATGAAGGAAGACCATATGCTGAACGGACAACTTAAGCCGGCCTATAACCTGCAGATATCCACCCAGGAGCAATTCATCCTTAATTATACCCTGCATCAAACCTCAACCGATTACCAAACCTTGTCTTCCCATATTGAACAATACCAAGCCTTATATAAAGACCTGCCCAAAGCCATTGTTGCCGACGCCGGCTACGGATCGGATGAGAACTACGGTGTGTTAGCGCGAAAAGGCATTGAGGCTTACATCAAATACAATACGTTCGATAAGGAACAAAAGGACGGTATCAAAGCGTTCAGTAACGACAGCCTGCATTATAACGAAGCGGAGAATTACCTTGTTTGTCCGATAGGTCAATGGATGGCGCATATCGGTAACGGTCAGCGAGTCACTTCATCTGGTTTTGTACAACTGATCAGCCGTTACCGTGCCCAGAACTGTGAAGGTTGCCCGATGCGTGGTGTTTGCCATACTACACAGGGTAACCGGGTCGTTGAGATCAACCACAGCCTAAGACAACATAAACAGGCAGCCAAAGAACGGTTGAATACAGAACAGGGTATCAACCTCAGGAAACGAAGGCCGGCCGATGTGGAACCGGTATTCGCCCAATTAAAGCATAACCATGGCTTCAGACGATTCCTGCTGAAAGGGATGTCCAAGGCCGAGGTCGAAATCGGCTTATTATCCATCGCACATAACCTAAGAAAATGGAAAACCTGA
- a CDS encoding M23 family metallopeptidase: MNLKQADLSKEVRTTGNPLRPKVLEIRAHYWRALKVFVAVTIGLVIALTVTIVQLNKQHHVQQVENTRLQSQVSALQSQIDDEVSTLNLVTAQKDSSNLKALGYIESIQAKLKTINNYLSKRGLKSVSFKAVKTGHKSAKATTNQLYEKYNRYLAKLEDEIAEVPMGYPRISAFTSFFGYRGNPFEFGRNEFHPGLDFRGNVGDPVKCTAKGRVIFTGRAGGYGNCVRIKHIDNIETWYGHLSHINVREGQEVSVGDIIGKVGSTGRSTGPHLHYEVRRNGKPVNPKEYLSLN, encoded by the coding sequence ATGAACTTAAAACAAGCGGATTTAAGTAAAGAAGTACGTACAACAGGTAATCCCCTTCGGCCCAAAGTATTAGAAATCAGGGCACATTACTGGCGTGCACTGAAGGTATTTGTAGCCGTAACCATTGGGCTGGTTATAGCTTTAACGGTTACCATTGTGCAGCTAAATAAACAACACCATGTACAACAGGTTGAGAATACCCGACTGCAAAGCCAGGTATCAGCCTTGCAAAGCCAGATTGATGACGAAGTAAGTACATTGAATCTGGTTACTGCACAAAAAGACAGCAGTAACCTGAAAGCGCTAGGCTACATTGAAAGCATACAAGCTAAACTAAAAACCATTAACAACTATTTGAGTAAAAGAGGACTGAAAAGCGTTTCGTTCAAGGCAGTTAAAACCGGGCATAAATCTGCAAAGGCTACTACAAATCAACTGTATGAAAAATATAACCGTTATTTGGCTAAGTTAGAAGATGAAATAGCTGAGGTACCAATGGGTTATCCGCGTATCAGTGCTTTTACTTCATTTTTCGGTTATCGTGGCAATCCGTTCGAATTTGGCCGTAACGAGTTTCACCCCGGTTTGGATTTTCGTGGCAACGTAGGTGACCCAGTAAAATGTACGGCTAAAGGCCGGGTAATTTTTACAGGCCGTGCCGGTGGTTACGGTAACTGTGTACGTATTAAGCATATTGATAATATTGAAACTTGGTACGGGCATTTATCACACATTAACGTACGTGAGGGTCAGGAAGTAAGCGTGGGAGATATTATTGGCAAAGTAGGCTCAACTGGCCGTTCAACCGGTCCACATTTACATTACGAGGTAAGGCGTAACGGCAAGCCCGTTAATCCGAAAGAGTATTTGAGTTTGAATTAA
- a CDS encoding BrxA/BrxB family bacilliredoxin, producing the protein MYPEYFVAPMRADLTNAGFQELKDAEAVKSAVEREGTVFVMVNSVCGCAAAMARPAAKLAAQHEKHPDKLVTVFAGMEKDAVDEARRLMLPYPPSSPAMALFKDGKLVHMIERHQIEGRPAQMIADNLIDAFEQYC; encoded by the coding sequence ATGTATCCAGAATATTTTGTTGCCCCTATGCGGGCTGATTTAACCAATGCCGGTTTTCAGGAGTTGAAAGATGCAGAAGCAGTAAAAAGCGCGGTAGAAAGAGAAGGTACTGTATTTGTGATGGTAAATTCGGTATGTGGTTGTGCGGCAGCTATGGCTCGTCCGGCAGCTAAACTGGCCGCTCAACACGAGAAACATCCGGATAAACTGGTAACGGTATTTGCCGGTATGGAAAAAGATGCTGTTGATGAGGCCCGTCGTTTAATGCTGCCTTATCCGCCATCATCACCTGCTATGGCTTTATTCAAAGATGGCAAATTGGTGCACATGATTGAGCGTCACCAAATTGAAGGCCGTCCGGCACAAATGATTGCCGACAACCTGATTGATGCTTTTGAGCAATACTGCTAA
- a CDS encoding M1 family metallopeptidase, whose protein sequence is MTNCKLLATLAAGFFVAAVQSASAQVPANLKKAEALKTYRETPTKINDLVHTKLDVRFDYKKRYMYGQEWVTLKPHLYPTDSLRLDAKGMDIKTLAVVKNGKKIPLKFTYDSLALAIHLDKVYRNNETYTLYINYTSKPDQLKIKGSAAINDAKGLYFINPDSTVKDKPVQIWTQGETEASSAWFPTIDKPDQKTTEEITMTVPSKYVTLSNGKLVSQKNNGDGTRTDNWKMDLPHSPYLFMMAIGDFKIYHDKWRDKPVDYYLEPKYAAYAKDIFGYTPEIMEFYSKILGVDYPWNKYAQIVVRDYVSGAMENTTATLHGEQVQSTGRELIDGNPEGEIDIAHELFHQWFGDYVTCESWSNLTVNESFADFSEVLWAEHKHGKDAGDAHNYEELQRYLSDSSAASKPLVRFHYADKEDMFDVVSYQKGGRILNMLRNYLGEEAFFKGLNIYLKTNAFKNGEAQQLRLAFEEASGRDLNWFFNQWYYKPGHPLLQIDYKWDTGSHTQTVYLQQNQTGDVFTLPINVDIYAGGKTERHQVWMRDRADTLTFKVPVKPDLVNVDADKILLAKKNDNKPEDTYWFQYQHAPLFMDRFEAIDFAENQSADNANARKIILAALKDKYFDLRIKAISALKLDNDDVRNAAVPILTNMAQTDEKTQVRAAALGALATLKASGNTNLFKQALNSQSYAVQASALYGLTLIDPASGLTLAKSLEKDSEGDLAAVILNIYTQLGSDAEWPYVYHTYDEIKPQDKVGLVRNYADFIGRLRNPQLVQQSVMQLQKLGLRYKSQGIAPRIITVLESIKTQRSQQNDQASVKVINDAIKPLQ, encoded by the coding sequence ATGACTAATTGCAAATTATTGGCTACTCTCGCAGCAGGCTTTTTTGTAGCGGCAGTGCAATCTGCTTCTGCGCAAGTACCTGCCAATTTAAAGAAGGCTGAAGCTCTAAAAACTTATCGGGAAACCCCAACCAAAATCAACGACCTGGTACATACCAAACTAGATGTGCGTTTTGATTATAAAAAACGCTATATGTATGGCCAGGAATGGGTAACCCTGAAACCACACCTTTACCCTACTGATAGCCTACGACTGGATGCTAAGGGTATGGACATTAAAACCTTAGCTGTAGTAAAAAACGGTAAAAAGATTCCGCTTAAATTTACTTACGACAGCCTGGCACTGGCTATTCACCTGGATAAGGTGTACCGCAACAATGAAACTTATACGCTGTATATTAATTACACTTCCAAGCCCGATCAGTTAAAAATCAAAGGCAGCGCGGCTATCAATGATGCTAAGGGTTTATACTTTATTAATCCGGATAGCACAGTAAAAGATAAGCCGGTACAAATCTGGACGCAAGGAGAAACTGAAGCTTCATCGGCTTGGTTCCCGACTATTGATAAGCCTGATCAGAAAACTACTGAAGAAATCACCATGACGGTGCCTTCTAAATACGTTACCTTATCTAATGGTAAGCTGGTATCGCAAAAAAACAATGGTGATGGTACCCGTACCGATAACTGGAAAATGGATTTGCCTCATTCGCCTTACCTGTTTATGATGGCTATTGGCGATTTCAAGATCTATCATGATAAATGGCGCGATAAGCCAGTCGATTATTACCTGGAGCCTAAGTACGCAGCTTATGCTAAAGACATCTTCGGGTACACGCCAGAGATTATGGAATTTTACTCTAAAATTTTGGGGGTAGATTACCCGTGGAATAAATACGCACAAATTGTAGTGCGCGATTATGTGAGTGGCGCCATGGAAAACACTACGGCTACTTTGCATGGTGAACAAGTACAATCTACCGGACGTGAACTCATTGATGGCAATCCGGAAGGTGAAATTGATATTGCCCATGAATTATTCCACCAGTGGTTTGGTGATTATGTAACCTGCGAAAGCTGGAGCAACCTGACGGTAAATGAATCTTTTGCTGATTTTAGCGAGGTACTGTGGGCCGAGCACAAGCATGGTAAAGATGCTGGCGATGCGCATAACTACGAGGAATTGCAACGTTACTTATCTGATTCGAGCGCCGCTTCTAAACCGCTAGTGCGCTTCCATTATGCTGATAAAGAAGACATGTTTGATGTGGTAAGCTACCAAAAAGGTGGCCGCATATTAAATATGTTGCGTAATTACTTGGGTGAAGAAGCCTTCTTTAAAGGGTTGAATATTTACCTAAAAACAAATGCCTTTAAAAATGGTGAGGCCCAGCAATTGCGCTTAGCGTTTGAAGAGGCCAGTGGCCGCGACCTGAACTGGTTCTTTAACCAATGGTATTACAAACCCGGCCACCCACTGCTACAAATTGATTACAAATGGGATACTGGCAGTCACACGCAAACCGTTTATTTACAGCAAAACCAAACCGGTGATGTATTTACCTTACCCATCAATGTGGATATTTATGCGGGAGGTAAAACCGAACGCCATCAGGTGTGGATGCGTGATCGGGCTGATACCTTAACCTTTAAAGTGCCTGTTAAGCCTGATTTGGTGAATGTAGATGCCGATAAAATTTTGCTGGCTAAAAAGAATGACAACAAGCCGGAAGACACTTATTGGTTCCAGTACCAGCATGCACCATTGTTTATGGATCGTTTTGAGGCTATTGATTTTGCCGAAAACCAAAGTGCTGATAATGCCAATGCCCGTAAAATTATATTGGCAGCCTTAAAAGATAAATACTTTGATTTACGCATTAAAGCCATCAGCGCCTTGAAATTGGATAATGATGATGTACGTAATGCAGCCGTACCTATATTAACTAATATGGCACAAACCGATGAAAAAACACAAGTACGAGCTGCGGCTTTGGGTGCCTTGGCTACATTAAAAGCATCAGGCAATACCAACTTATTTAAACAGGCGTTAAACAGTCAATCGTACGCAGTACAGGCTTCTGCTTTATACGGCTTAACCTTGATCGATCCGGCTTCGGGCCTTACACTAGCCAAGAGTTTGGAAAAAGATAGCGAAGGTGATTTAGCTGCCGTCATCCTGAACATTTATACCCAATTAGGCTCAGATGCTGAATGGCCCTATGTTTACCATACTTATGACGAGATTAAGCCGCAAGATAAAGTAGGCTTGGTTAGAAACTATGCTGATTTCATAGGCCGTTTACGTAACCCGCAATTGGTACAGCAAAGCGTAATGCAGTTACAGAAATTAGGTTTACGCTACAAATCGCAAGGGATTGCACCACGCATTATCACAGTGCTGGAAAGCATCAAAACCCAACGTAGCCAACAAAACGATCAGGCATCAGTAAAAGTAATTAATGATGCCATAAAACCATTACAATAA
- a CDS encoding mercuric reductase, with the protein MKQYDVIIIGAGQAGAPLARKMGKAGKKTAIIEKRLVGGTCVNDGCTPTKAMIASARAAYLAGRCNNLGVHIDGYQVDMPQIKKRKDAIVEHSRSGNQNSLEEDKNIDLIFGEASFTGSKNIAIKLNDGGSEEIQGDLIFINAGAKTSIPDIEGLQDMDYLTSTTILDLEIVPEHILVIGGNYIGLEFSQMFRRFGSQITLLERGPRIMSREDEDVAKEIHEFLEEEGIAIHSQAQAVKFEKSDNGKIIATLNLNGLQEQLEFSHVLVAAGREPQSKALNLEAAGVEVDDKGYIKVNAKLETNVPGIYAMGDIKGGPAFTHISYNDYTIVYRNLLQGEKLTTEDRPIPYCMFTDPQLGRVGVTETEARKLGLNIQTTVLKMSSVARAVEVGETRGLMKAVVNADTKEILGVAILAEEGGEIMSVMQMAMEGGITYDRIRYCVFAHPTYSESLNNLFMKLEE; encoded by the coding sequence ATGAAGCAGTACGATGTAATAATTATCGGTGCCGGTCAGGCCGGCGCTCCGTTAGCGCGTAAAATGGGTAAAGCTGGTAAAAAAACAGCTATTATTGAAAAACGCTTGGTAGGCGGAACCTGCGTAAACGATGGTTGTACGCCTACTAAGGCTATGATTGCCTCAGCACGAGCTGCTTACTTGGCTGGGCGATGCAACAACTTAGGGGTGCATATTGATGGCTACCAAGTAGATATGCCTCAAATTAAAAAGCGCAAGGATGCTATTGTGGAGCATTCACGGAGTGGTAATCAAAATAGCTTGGAAGAAGATAAAAACATTGATCTGATTTTTGGTGAAGCTTCCTTTACTGGCTCAAAAAATATTGCTATAAAATTGAATGATGGCGGTAGTGAAGAAATACAAGGCGATTTAATTTTCATTAACGCAGGTGCTAAAACTTCTATCCCGGATATTGAAGGTTTGCAGGATATGGATTATCTGACGTCAACCACCATATTGGATTTGGAAATTGTACCTGAACACATCCTGGTAATTGGCGGTAATTATATCGGGTTGGAATTTAGCCAAATGTTCAGGCGGTTTGGTAGTCAGATTACGCTGCTGGAACGTGGTCCGCGTATTATGAGCCGTGAGGATGAAGATGTAGCTAAGGAAATTCATGAGTTTTTGGAGGAGGAAGGCATTGCCATACATTCGCAAGCTCAAGCGGTAAAGTTTGAAAAGAGCGATAATGGAAAAATAATAGCTACCCTGAATCTGAATGGACTGCAAGAGCAACTAGAGTTTTCACATGTGTTAGTTGCTGCGGGTCGAGAACCGCAAAGCAAGGCTTTAAACTTGGAGGCAGCTGGTGTGGAGGTGGATGATAAAGGCTATATCAAAGTAAATGCAAAGCTGGAAACTAATGTACCCGGCATTTATGCTATGGGCGACATTAAGGGGGGGCCAGCGTTTACCCACATCTCGTACAATGATTATACAATTGTGTACCGCAACCTACTGCAAGGCGAAAAATTAACTACTGAAGATCGTCCTATTCCATATTGTATGTTTACTGACCCGCAACTGGGTAGGGTAGGTGTTACTGAAACTGAAGCCCGTAAGCTAGGACTTAATATTCAAACCACTGTTTTGAAAATGAGTAGTGTAGCTCGTGCAGTGGAAGTTGGTGAAACCCGTGGACTAATGAAAGCTGTAGTAAATGCTGATACCAAAGAAATTTTGGGCGTAGCTATCTTAGCTGAAGAAGGCGGTGAAATTATGTCAGTAATGCAGATGGCTATGGAAGGTGGCATTACGTACGATAGGATTCGATATTGTGTGTTTGCGCATCCAACTTATTCCGAATCGTTGAACAATTTGTTTATGAAGTTGGAAGAGTAA
- a CDS encoding DUF427 domain-containing protein translates to MKALWNNQVIAESDRTIVVENNHYFPKESVNAEFLKSSDTHTTCPWKGLASYYTLQVDGQQNKDAAWYYPQPKDAAGQIKDYVAFWKGVKVTE, encoded by the coding sequence ATGAAAGCCTTATGGAACAACCAGGTAATTGCCGAAAGCGATAGAACCATTGTGGTTGAAAATAACCACTATTTCCCCAAAGAAAGTGTCAATGCAGAGTTTTTGAAGTCTTCGGATACCCATACTACCTGCCCATGGAAGGGCTTAGCCTCTTATTACACCCTGCAGGTAGATGGTCAGCAAAATAAAGATGCTGCCTGGTATTATCCACAACCTAAAGACGCTGCAGGGCAGATTAAAGATTATGTAGCTTTCTGGAAAGGGGTAAAGGTAACCGAGTAA